From the Brassica napus cultivar Da-Ae chromosome A8, Da-Ae, whole genome shotgun sequence genome, one window contains:
- the LOC106444592 gene encoding uncharacterized protein LOC106444592, giving the protein MQKKAKHMQGRDMKLYNIYQTMQKPSQRTLPDTHSNSFTVHINEPYNHHQHHNHNKTFIGFSSSMKLFSKFRKILMKIIFIVPSSSSSATVRRHKTTDSRSGGERLETPKISCSNSYYSSHSHYSEAISDCIDFFNKSSTDNMSHKERDDQIVHDRECFYV; this is encoded by the coding sequence atgcaaaaaaaagcaaaacataTGCAAGGCAGAGATATGaaactttataatatataccaaactATGCAGAAGCCATCTCAGAGAACTCTTCCTGATACACACTCAAACTCCTTCACCGTTCATATAAACGAACCATATaatcatcatcagcatcataaCCACAACAAGACCTTCATAGGATTTTCTTCATCCATGAAGCTCTTCAGCAAATTCCGCAAGATTCTCATGAAGATCATCTTCATCGTtccctcctcttcttcctctgccaCCGTACGTCGTCACAAAACCACCGACTCCCGGAGTGGCGGCGAGAGGCTAGAGACACCGAAGATATCGTGCAGTAATTCGTACTACTCCTCTCATTCTCACTACAGTGAAGCTATCTCAGATTGCATTGACTTTTTCAACAAGTCATCGACTGATAATATGTCTCACAAAGAACGTGATGACCAGATTGTACATGATCGCGAATGTTTTTACGTGTAG